The proteins below are encoded in one region of Pelagibacterium flavum:
- a CDS encoding DUF6441 family protein — MTAMKLKLDIDPDIVAMMAAEVAAGERAVTAAMREAGTGLKSAWRLQITGAGLGTRLANSIRSQNFPRSGESLDAAALVWSKAPVIVGAHDTGPLIRSKNGFWLAIPLPAAGKSLRGGRITPGEWERRRGLRLRFVYRRTGPSLLVAESRLNTKGQAVVSRSKTGRGKVTAPIFLLVPQVKLPKRLDLARDADRALDGVPGLIVANWVEGRL; from the coding sequence ATGACGGCCATGAAGCTGAAGCTCGACATCGATCCCGACATCGTCGCGATGATGGCGGCCGAGGTCGCGGCGGGCGAACGCGCGGTGACGGCTGCCATGCGCGAGGCCGGGACCGGGCTGAAGTCGGCGTGGCGGCTGCAGATCACCGGCGCGGGGCTCGGCACACGGCTCGCCAACTCGATCCGCAGCCAGAACTTCCCGAGGTCGGGCGAAAGCCTCGACGCCGCGGCGCTGGTCTGGTCGAAGGCGCCGGTCATCGTCGGTGCGCATGACACCGGCCCGCTGATCCGCTCGAAGAACGGGTTCTGGCTGGCGATCCCGCTGCCCGCCGCGGGCAAATCCCTGCGCGGCGGCCGGATCACCCCCGGCGAATGGGAACGACGCCGGGGATTGCGGCTACGGTTCGTCTATCGCCGGACGGGCCCGAGTCTGCTGGTGGCTGAGAGCCGGCTGAACACGAAGGGCCAAGCGGTAGTGTCGCGCTCGAAGACCGGACGCGGCAAGGTCACCGCGCCGATCTTCCTGCTGGTGCCGCAGGTGAAGCTGCCGAAGCGGCTGGACCTGGCGCGGGATGCGGACCGGGCATTGGACGGCGTGCCGGGGCTGATCGTGGCGAACTGGGTGGAGGGTAGGTTGTGA
- a CDS encoding DUF3489 domain-containing protein has translation METEDANTAPAGATDAPTEEPAPDTPTEPKAAPKTRTPREGTKQATLIAMLRAPEGATIEEIMGATGWQSHTVRGAMAGALKKKLGLEVTSEKVEGRGRVYSLPGN, from the coding sequence ATCGAGACCGAGGACGCGAACACCGCGCCTGCGGGCGCGACGGATGCGCCGACCGAGGAGCCCGCGCCGGACACCCCCACTGAACCGAAGGCTGCGCCCAAGACGCGCACACCGCGCGAGGGAACGAAGCAGGCCACCCTGATCGCCATGCTGCGCGCGCCAGAGGGCGCGACAATCGAGGAGATCATGGGCGCGACGGGCTGGCAGTCGCACACGGTGCGCGGCGCGATGGCCGGGGCGCTGAAGAAGAAGCTCGGGCTCGAAGTGACCTCGGAGAAGGTCGAGGGGCGCGGGCGGGTCTACAGCTTGCCGGGCAACTGA
- a CDS encoding type II toxin-antitoxin system Phd/YefM family antitoxin produces the protein MQTLSAKDAKYGFGRLIDLARAEPVAVAKHGRTVVVVMAVEEYERLKDIELGREDSRPSTKGTAE, from the coding sequence ATGCAGACCCTGAGCGCGAAAGACGCGAAGTATGGCTTCGGACGGTTGATCGACCTCGCCCGCGCCGAGCCGGTGGCGGTGGCGAAACATGGGCGAACTGTCGTGGTGGTGATGGCAGTCGAAGAGTACGAGCGGTTGAAGGACATTGAACTGGGTCGCGAAGATAGCCGCCCAAGCACCAAAGGGACGGCAGAATGA
- a CDS encoding type I restriction endonuclease subunit R yields MATTKPERDLEDALVTKLRDLKYEYRPDIRDRATLERNFREKFETLNRVTLTDGEFQRLLDEIITPDVFTAARTLRERNSFTRDDGTPLNYTLVNIKDWCKNSFEVVNQLRINTDNSHHRYDVILLINGIPVVQIELKTLGISPRRAMEQIVEYKNDPGNGYTKTILCFLQLFIVSNRDRTFYFANNNARHFAFNAEERFLPVYEFADIDNKKIVHLDSFAESFLVKCTLGQTISRYMVLIASEQKLLIMRPYQVYAVKAIVDSIAQDCGNGYIWHTTGSGKTLTSFNASTLLKDNPDIEKCLFVVDRKDLDRQTREEFNKFQEGCVEENTNTSSLVHRLLSDDYADKVIVCTIQKLGLALDENSKRNKQQKKDGKKSFKEQLEPLREKRIAFIFDECHRSQFGENHKAIKEFFPRAQLFGFTGTPIFDQNAAQQKIEDTQASMKTTEDLFQQRLHTYTITHAIEDGNVLRFHVDYYKPQGKTVPKPGEPLAKRAVIEAILAKHDAATGQRRFNALLATSSINDAIEYHTLFKTMQAEKLAADPGFQPLNIACVFSPPAEGNADVKQIQEDLPQEKEDNAVEPEKKKEALKAILADYNANYGTNHKIGEFDLYYQDVQKRIKDQQWPDADLRKAYPNRPHHKIDITIVVDMLLTGFDSKFLNTLYVDKNLKHHGLIQAFSRTNRVLNATKPYGNILDFRQQQAAVDTAIALFSGEAAAEKARELWLVDKAPVVIQKLETAVQKLDTFMKSQGLECAPDAVPNLKGDAARAAFVEHFKEVQRLKTQLDQYTDLTPENAAAIEQVLPRDNLVGFRGAYLETAQRLRAQQGKVADKPTQEADQLDFEFVLFASAVIDYDYIMGLIARYSEATPGKQKMSREELIGLIQSDAKFMDEREDIAAYIATLKAGEGLSEKAIRDGYSRFKAEKNAAELAGIAGKHGLATEALQGFVDTILQRMIFDGEALTDLMEPLGLNWKARRVKELDLMADLLPLLLKRAGGREISGLSAYEQ; encoded by the coding sequence ATGGCGACTACTAAACCCGAGCGCGATCTTGAAGATGCCCTCGTCACCAAGCTTCGGGACCTCAAGTACGAATACCGCCCCGATATCCGCGATCGCGCCACACTGGAGCGAAACTTCCGTGAGAAGTTCGAGACCCTGAATCGGGTAACGCTGACCGATGGGGAATTTCAGCGGCTACTCGACGAGATCATCACGCCCGATGTCTTTACCGCCGCCCGCACCTTGCGCGAGCGCAATAGCTTCACCCGTGATGATGGGACGCCGCTCAACTACACGCTCGTCAACATCAAGGACTGGTGCAAGAACTCTTTCGAGGTGGTGAACCAGCTTCGCATCAACACGGACAACAGCCATCATCGATACGATGTCATTCTGCTGATCAACGGCATCCCGGTCGTTCAGATCGAACTGAAGACCCTCGGCATAAGCCCGCGACGCGCCATGGAGCAGATCGTCGAGTACAAAAACGACCCTGGAAACGGTTATACAAAGACGATCTTGTGCTTTCTTCAGTTGTTTATCGTTAGCAACCGGGACAGGACATTCTACTTCGCGAACAACAATGCTCGCCACTTCGCCTTCAATGCCGAAGAGCGCTTTTTGCCGGTCTATGAGTTCGCCGATATCGACAACAAGAAGATTGTCCATCTCGATAGCTTCGCCGAGTCCTTCCTCGTCAAGTGCACACTCGGCCAGACGATCAGCCGCTACATGGTTCTGATCGCAAGCGAGCAGAAGCTCCTGATAATGCGGCCGTATCAGGTCTACGCGGTGAAGGCGATTGTTGACTCGATCGCGCAAGACTGCGGCAATGGTTACATCTGGCACACCACCGGCAGCGGCAAGACGCTGACTTCCTTCAACGCGTCAACGCTGCTGAAGGACAATCCGGACATCGAGAAGTGTCTCTTCGTCGTGGACCGGAAGGATCTCGATCGACAGACGCGCGAGGAGTTCAACAAGTTCCAGGAAGGCTGCGTCGAGGAGAACACTAACACCTCCTCCCTTGTCCACCGTCTGCTTTCCGACGACTACGCCGACAAGGTCATCGTATGCACGATCCAGAAGCTCGGCCTCGCGCTGGACGAAAATAGCAAGCGTAACAAGCAGCAGAAGAAGGATGGCAAGAAGAGCTTCAAGGAACAGCTGGAGCCCCTCCGTGAAAAGCGCATCGCCTTTATCTTCGACGAATGCCACCGGTCGCAGTTCGGCGAGAACCACAAGGCTATTAAGGAGTTCTTCCCGCGCGCCCAGCTCTTTGGTTTCACCGGAACTCCGATCTTCGATCAGAACGCCGCGCAGCAGAAGATCGAGGACACGCAGGCCAGCATGAAGACGACGGAAGACCTCTTCCAGCAGCGTCTTCACACCTACACAATCACGCATGCGATCGAGGACGGCAACGTCCTTCGCTTCCACGTTGACTATTACAAGCCGCAGGGCAAGACAGTGCCCAAGCCGGGCGAACCGCTGGCCAAGCGGGCGGTAATCGAGGCAATTCTCGCCAAGCACGACGCTGCTACCGGGCAGCGCCGGTTCAACGCCCTGCTTGCCACGTCGTCGATTAATGATGCCATCGAGTATCACACCCTCTTCAAGACCATGCAGGCCGAGAAGTTGGCCGCTGATCCCGGCTTCCAACCGCTGAACATCGCCTGCGTCTTCTCACCGCCCGCCGAGGGCAACGCGGACGTGAAGCAGATCCAGGAGGACCTGCCGCAGGAGAAAGAAGACAACGCTGTCGAGCCCGAAAAGAAAAAGGAAGCCCTGAAGGCAATCCTCGCCGACTATAACGCCAACTACGGCACCAACCATAAGATCGGTGAGTTCGACCTGTATTATCAGGACGTGCAGAAGCGCATCAAAGACCAGCAATGGCCGGATGCCGACTTACGCAAGGCTTACCCCAACCGGCCGCACCACAAAATCGACATCACGATCGTCGTTGACATGCTGCTCACTGGCTTTGATTCGAAGTTCCTGAACACCCTCTACGTCGACAAAAACCTGAAGCATCACGGGCTGATCCAGGCTTTCTCGCGCACGAACCGGGTACTGAACGCGACCAAGCCGTATGGAAATATCCTCGACTTCCGCCAGCAGCAGGCGGCCGTCGATACCGCCATCGCCCTCTTCTCGGGCGAGGCTGCCGCCGAAAAGGCCCGTGAACTCTGGCTGGTGGATAAGGCGCCTGTGGTCATCCAGAAACTGGAAACCGCGGTGCAAAAGCTCGACACCTTCATGAAGTCGCAGGGCCTCGAATGCGCCCCCGACGCGGTGCCCAACCTCAAGGGCGACGCGGCCCGCGCGGCGTTCGTCGAGCATTTCAAGGAGGTCCAGCGGCTCAAGACCCAGCTTGACCAGTACACAGACTTGACCCCGGAAAACGCCGCAGCGATCGAGCAGGTTCTTCCGCGCGACAACCTGGTTGGCTTCCGCGGCGCGTATCTGGAGACCGCCCAGCGGCTTCGGGCACAGCAGGGTAAGGTTGCCGACAAGCCGACGCAGGAAGCGGACCAACTCGATTTCGAGTTCGTCCTCTTTGCCTCGGCCGTGATCGACTATGACTACATCATGGGCCTGATCGCCCGCTATTCCGAGGCAACCCCCGGCAAGCAAAAGATGAGCCGCGAGGAGCTGATCGGCCTGATCCAGTCCGACGCCAAGTTCATGGACGAGCGTGAGGACATCGCCGCGTACATCGCCACACTGAAGGCGGGTGAGGGTCTGAGCGAGAAGGCCATCCGCGACGGCTACAGCCGTTTCAAGGCCGAAAAGAACGCGGCGGAGCTGGCGGGCATCGCGGGCAAGCACGGGCTTGCGACCGAGGCGCTGCAAGGCTTTGTCGATACCATCCTGCAACGCATGATCTTCGACGGCGAGGCGCTGACCGATTTGATGGAACCCCTTGGCCTGAACTGGAAGGCGCGACGGGTGAAAGAGCTGGACCTCATGGCCGACCTGCTGCCGCTTCTGCTGAAGCGCGCTGGCGGCCGTGAAATCTCGGGGTTGAGCGCCTATGAGCAGTAA
- a CDS encoding IS5 family transposase, with protein MAWTETARHEYARRGRRYSSDLTDQEWAIIAPLMPPARSIGRPRTTNLRSVMDAVLYMASSGCQWSLLPGEFPPPSTVQRYFYDWRDSGLLAIINHHLVMIARECEGREASPSAGVIDSQSVKTTESGGVRGYDAGKKIKGRKRHIVTDTLGLMVGLVVHSADVQDRDGAATVLQSIRSSFPWLRHVFADGGYAGPKLRGSLAKIGRWDLQIVKRSDTAKGFELLPRRWVVERTFAWLGRCRRLAKDWERSVASAQAWIFIAHIRILTRRIARHCNCS; from the coding sequence ATGGCCTGGACCGAAACTGCCCGACACGAGTATGCGCGACGTGGGCGTCGTTATTCAAGCGATCTGACCGACCAGGAATGGGCGATCATCGCGCCCCTCATGCCGCCTGCGCGATCTATCGGTCGACCGAGGACCACGAATTTGCGGTCCGTGATGGATGCTGTGCTCTACATGGCCTCGAGCGGTTGCCAATGGAGCCTGCTGCCAGGAGAGTTTCCGCCACCATCGACGGTGCAGCGCTATTTCTATGACTGGCGTGACAGCGGTTTGCTCGCCATCATCAACCATCACCTGGTGATGATAGCCCGCGAGTGCGAAGGGCGTGAGGCTTCACCCTCGGCGGGCGTGATCGACAGCCAAAGTGTCAAGACCACCGAAAGCGGCGGGGTCCGGGGCTATGATGCAGGAAAGAAGATCAAGGGTCGCAAGCGCCATATCGTCACCGACACGCTGGGCTTAATGGTAGGGCTGGTCGTCCACAGTGCCGATGTCCAGGATCGGGACGGTGCTGCCACCGTGCTCCAATCGATCCGTTCGAGCTTTCCCTGGCTGCGTCATGTCTTCGCCGATGGTGGCTATGCTGGCCCCAAATTACGCGGTTCATTGGCCAAGATAGGCCGCTGGGATCTGCAAATCGTCAAACGCTCCGACACTGCCAAGGGGTTCGAGCTCTTACCGCGCCGCTGGGTCGTCGAGCGCACCTTTGCCTGGTTGGGACGCTGTCGGCGCTTGGCCAAAGACTGGGAAAGATCGGTCGCCAGCGCCCAGGCGTGGATCTTCATCGCACACATCCGAATCCTAACACGGCGGATCGCAAGGCACTGCAATTGCTCATAG
- a CDS encoding restriction endonuclease subunit S: MLQSDYFGKKIAGDSTDRYLKIRKDDFVYNDRTTKASSFGTIKRLSNYPNGIVSPIYKCFRFEPNENPDFWEWYFESGSHNPALGGLVNEGARAGRFNISVTQFLSTNAWRPDEAEQKKIADCLDSADALIEAQGRKVEALKAHKKGLMQQLFPQEGETQPRLRFPEFEGSGEWDEKSIGDFGQVVTGSTPSTADPTLYGGGIPFVSPADISELRYVDETKTTLTAAGFEKTRPIKARSVLFVSIGSTIGKIAQNVRHCATNQQINAVIPNAKHSDGFVYFALSNASERIALLAGRQAVPIINKSLFSSVRLLVPSLPEQKRIADCLTSLDDLIAAESQKLGTLKTHKKGLMQQLFPSVVEDDA, translated from the coding sequence GTGCTGCAAAGCGATTATTTCGGAAAGAAGATCGCTGGTGACAGCACTGATCGCTATCTAAAGATTCGCAAAGACGACTTTGTCTACAATGACCGGACGACCAAAGCGTCAAGCTTCGGAACGATCAAGCGGCTTTCCAACTATCCGAACGGAATCGTCTCACCCATTTATAAGTGCTTCCGGTTCGAACCTAACGAGAACCCGGATTTCTGGGAATGGTACTTCGAGTCGGGGAGCCATAATCCAGCCTTGGGTGGGCTGGTCAACGAGGGTGCCCGAGCAGGCCGGTTCAACATCTCCGTCACTCAGTTCTTGTCGACAAACGCTTGGCGGCCAGACGAGGCCGAACAAAAAAAAATCGCCGACTGTCTGGACTCGGCAGACGCGCTGATCGAGGCGCAGGGGCGAAAGGTGGAGGCGCTGAAGGCCCACAAGAAGGGCCTGATGCAGCAACTTTTCCCCCAGGAAGGCGAAACCCAACCCCGCCTCCGCTTCCCAGAGTTCGAGGGGTCGGGGGAGTGGGATGAGAAGTCGATCGGCGACTTTGGTCAGGTGGTTACCGGAAGCACACCCAGCACAGCCGATCCCACCCTATACGGAGGCGGCATTCCGTTCGTGTCGCCAGCCGATATCTCCGAGCTACGATATGTCGATGAAACCAAAACCACTCTGACCGCAGCCGGATTCGAGAAAACTCGCCCAATCAAGGCACGCAGCGTTCTTTTCGTAAGCATCGGTTCCACGATTGGGAAGATCGCGCAGAACGTTCGGCATTGCGCGACGAACCAGCAAATCAATGCGGTCATTCCTAACGCAAAGCACTCGGATGGCTTTGTCTATTTCGCCTTGTCAAATGCTTCTGAGCGCATCGCGTTGCTTGCCGGACGGCAGGCCGTTCCAATCATCAATAAATCACTCTTCTCTTCGGTTCGGTTACTAGTCCCAAGTCTTCCTGAACAAAAACGCATCGCCGACTGCCTCACCTCCCTCGATGATCTCATCGCCGCAGAGAGCCAAAAGCTCGGCACCCTCAAGACCCACAAGAAGGGGCTGATGCAACAGCTTTTCCCCTCGGTCGTAGAGGATGACGCATGA
- a CDS encoding AAA family ATPase yields MNHSEIATTLRDAKEKIVLLYAFNATGKTRLSVSYKDATKNKKGAHTGVYYNAYSEDLFVWQNDPENDGTPIQLDIRKCSLNKFHSALTEDNVRDKLNRFKPGYRFEFIYYDDPQDGIQAVSFFQEVPDPNDANNVAKVTYKISRGEERIFIWCFFLALFEVDGWADQQAAHFFIDDPVSSLDDHNIFITASTLFDLIEDHFEKRKIIITTHHLGFFAILADWLKKGEKADKFKKHSKVGILSAKNGELALESPNNDVLLYHLRLLQLLEQAWAANEVRAFHFALLRQVLENVASFLGVGQFGYVLMQIGIDDPDDTARVINTLSHKKVYYFESEILEKDSRDLFDKIFLGLKSKYNFVLHASEPAPAPAPAP; encoded by the coding sequence ATGAATCATTCTGAAATCGCCACCACCCTCCGCGATGCCAAAGAAAAGATCGTCCTGCTCTATGCATTCAACGCTACTGGCAAGACCCGACTGTCGGTTTCATACAAAGACGCGACCAAAAACAAAAAGGGTGCTCACACAGGTGTTTACTATAACGCCTATAGCGAGGACCTGTTCGTCTGGCAGAACGACCCCGAGAACGACGGAACGCCTATTCAGCTAGATATCCGCAAGTGCAGTCTGAACAAGTTCCACAGCGCACTGACCGAAGACAACGTCCGCGACAAACTGAACCGCTTCAAGCCAGGCTATCGTTTTGAGTTCATTTACTACGATGACCCACAGGATGGCATCCAAGCAGTGTCGTTCTTCCAGGAAGTGCCAGATCCCAATGACGCCAACAATGTCGCAAAAGTCACCTACAAGATTTCGCGTGGCGAAGAGCGAATTTTTATCTGGTGCTTCTTTCTCGCACTGTTCGAAGTTGATGGATGGGCAGACCAGCAAGCAGCCCACTTCTTCATCGATGATCCTGTCTCAAGTCTGGATGATCATAACATTTTCATTACTGCGTCGACGCTATTCGATCTAATCGAGGATCACTTCGAGAAGCGCAAGATCATCATCACCACGCATCACCTCGGATTTTTCGCGATCCTTGCCGACTGGCTCAAGAAGGGTGAGAAGGCCGACAAGTTCAAGAAGCATTCGAAGGTCGGCATTCTCAGTGCCAAGAATGGTGAGCTGGCGTTGGAGAGTCCGAACAACGACGTTCTCCTTTATCACTTGCGCCTCTTGCAACTACTTGAACAGGCGTGGGCAGCGAACGAGGTGCGGGCGTTCCACTTTGCGCTGCTGCGTCAAGTTCTGGAGAATGTGGCGTCCTTCCTTGGGGTGGGCCAGTTTGGATATGTACTGATGCAAATCGGGATCGATGATCCCGACGATACCGCACGCGTGATCAATACGCTCTCCCACAAAAAGGTATATTACTTCGAAAGTGAAATATTAGAGAAGGACTCTCGGGATCTTTTTGACAAGATTTTTCTTGGCCTAAAGAGCAAGTACAATTTTGTTCTTCATGCTTCAGAACCGGCCCCAGCTCCCGCGCCCGCCCCTTAG
- a CDS encoding type I restriction-modification system subunit M, with translation MNDHNQKQLGKTLWNIADQLRGAMNADDFRDYMLSFLFLRYLSDNYEMAAKKELGRDYPDPNAIGNGGRSPLSVWYAENPDDVVAFEKQMRLKAHYVIKPEHLWTSIAHMARTQDDELLNTLQTGFKYIENESFQSTFGGLFSEINLGSDKLGRTYADRNAKLCAIITEIAKGLADFSSDVDALGDAYEYLIGQFAAGSGKKAGEFYTPQQVSDILSAIVTLDSQEPATGKKERLASVLDFACGSGSLLLNVRKRMGPHGIGRIYGQEKNITTYNLARMNMLLHGVKDTEFEIYHGDTLNNDWDILRELNPAKKPSFDAIVANPPFSLRWEPTEAMGDDVRFKNYGLAPKSAADFAFLLHGFHYLKDEGVMAIILPHGVLFRGGAEERIRTKLLKDGHIDTVIGLPANLFYSTGIPVCILVLKKCKKPDDVLFINAAEHFAKGKRQNQLTDDHIGKIIETYQFRKEEDRYSKRVSMERIAEEGYNLNISRYISTALAEEQLDLVATQKLLSEIEGQIRGSTERHNAYLRELGLSPLPGQE, from the coding sequence ATGAACGACCACAACCAAAAGCAGCTGGGCAAAACGCTCTGGAATATCGCCGACCAGCTGCGCGGCGCGATGAATGCGGACGACTTCCGCGATTACATGCTCTCTTTCCTCTTCCTGCGCTACCTTTCTGACAATTACGAGATGGCTGCGAAGAAGGAGCTCGGGCGCGACTACCCCGATCCCAACGCGATCGGCAATGGCGGGCGCTCGCCCCTCTCTGTTTGGTATGCGGAGAACCCCGATGATGTGGTTGCTTTTGAAAAGCAGATGCGTCTCAAGGCGCACTACGTCATCAAGCCGGAACACCTCTGGACCAGCATCGCCCATATGGCGCGCACCCAGGACGACGAACTGTTGAACACCCTGCAGACGGGCTTCAAATATATCGAAAACGAGTCGTTCCAGAGCACTTTCGGTGGGCTGTTCTCGGAGATCAATCTCGGCTCTGACAAGCTGGGCCGGACATACGCTGATCGCAACGCCAAACTCTGCGCCATCATCACCGAAATCGCCAAAGGGCTTGCCGACTTCTCCTCGGATGTGGATGCGCTTGGCGACGCCTACGAATATCTGATCGGCCAATTCGCCGCCGGTTCGGGCAAGAAGGCGGGAGAGTTCTATACCCCGCAGCAGGTGTCAGACATCCTATCCGCGATCGTTACGCTAGACAGCCAGGAGCCCGCAACCGGGAAGAAGGAGCGGCTCGCCAGTGTGCTCGACTTCGCATGCGGTTCAGGCTCGCTGCTTCTGAACGTGCGCAAGCGCATGGGTCCGCACGGTATCGGCAGAATCTACGGGCAAGAAAAGAACATCACCACTTACAACCTCGCCCGCATGAACATGCTGTTGCACGGCGTGAAGGACACGGAGTTCGAAATCTACCACGGCGACACGCTGAACAATGACTGGGACATTCTGCGCGAGTTGAATCCGGCCAAGAAGCCCTCCTTCGATGCCATCGTGGCCAACCCGCCCTTCAGCTTGCGCTGGGAGCCGACCGAGGCGATGGGCGATGATGTGCGGTTCAAGAACTATGGGCTAGCGCCCAAGTCTGCCGCCGACTTCGCATTCCTGCTGCACGGGTTCCATTACCTGAAGGATGAAGGCGTGATGGCCATCATCCTGCCCCACGGGGTGCTGTTCAGAGGTGGGGCGGAAGAGCGCATCCGAACCAAGCTGCTGAAGGATGGTCATATCGATACAGTGATCGGCCTGCCTGCGAACCTTTTCTATTCGACGGGCATTCCGGTCTGCATCCTTGTTTTGAAGAAGTGCAAGAAGCCCGACGACGTGCTCTTCATCAACGCCGCCGAGCACTTCGCGAAGGGCAAGCGCCAGAACCAGCTCACCGATGATCACATCGGCAAGATCATCGAAACCTACCAGTTCCGCAAGGAGGAGGACCGCTATTCCAAGCGCGTGAGCATGGAGCGCATTGCTGAGGAGGGCTATAATCTCAACATCTCGCGTTACATCAGCACGGCGTTGGCTGAGGAGCAGCTAGACCTAGTCGCTACGCAAAAGTTGTTGAGTGAAATCGAAGGACAGATCCGGGGATCAACTGAGAGGCACAACGCGTACTTAAGGGAACTCGGGCTTTCCCCTCTACCGGGGCAGGAGTAA
- a CDS encoding ABC transporter ATP-binding protein — protein sequence MASVEFKSITKRYDAIDVLNDVDISISDGEFVVFVGPSGCGKSTLLRMLAGLEPITAGSISIGSEVVNALPPRDRDIAMVFQNYALYPHMSVGHNIGFPLRMVGTPKPEIERRVSEAAEMLGLTPYLARLPRELSGGQRQRVAMGRAVVREPSVFLFDEPLSNLDASLRVRMRGEIKRLHQRLGTTMIYVTHDQIEAMTLADRIVVLRGGKVEQIGTPLELYNSPASPFVAQFIGSPAMNIFEGTMDDECFVRIAETRIALGTQPSGMSSGAPLLVGIRPHDVALGDPGRGTLAGELQLVEEMGNARLLTIQVGGTSVQIETQHQIALLPGATVHLTMPPEKLHIFPSEPSAPSASHQPA from the coding sequence ATGGCAAGTGTAGAGTTCAAATCCATCACGAAGCGTTATGATGCAATCGACGTTCTCAACGACGTGGATATCTCTATTTCTGACGGAGAGTTCGTGGTCTTTGTCGGGCCTTCGGGGTGCGGCAAGTCAACGCTTCTGCGCATGCTAGCGGGTCTTGAACCCATCACCGCTGGCTCAATCTCAATCGGCTCAGAAGTGGTCAACGCTCTTCCTCCACGCGACCGCGACATCGCCATGGTCTTCCAGAACTACGCGCTCTATCCTCATATGAGCGTCGGCCACAATATCGGTTTCCCGCTTCGCATGGTTGGGACCCCGAAACCGGAAATTGAGCGCCGCGTGTCGGAGGCTGCAGAGATGCTGGGGCTTACCCCGTACCTCGCCCGGCTGCCGCGCGAGCTTTCGGGCGGCCAGCGCCAACGTGTAGCCATGGGGCGCGCCGTGGTGCGCGAGCCCTCAGTTTTTCTTTTTGATGAGCCGCTGTCGAACCTTGATGCTTCACTGCGCGTCCGCATGCGAGGTGAGATTAAGCGACTGCACCAACGGCTCGGAACGACGATGATCTACGTCACACACGATCAAATTGAGGCGATGACGTTGGCAGACCGGATCGTGGTTTTGCGCGGCGGCAAGGTCGAGCAAATTGGCACGCCGCTCGAGCTCTACAACTCTCCGGCCAGTCCCTTTGTTGCCCAGTTCATCGGCTCACCGGCCATGAACATCTTCGAGGGGACAATGGACGACGAGTGTTTTGTCAGGATCGCTGAGACTCGCATTGCGTTGGGCACTCAACCCTCGGGAATGTCTTCGGGCGCACCATTGCTCGTCGGAATTCGTCCCCACGATGTAGCGCTTGGTGACCCGGGCAGGGGAACGCTTGCGGGCGAACTTCAGCTAGTTGAGGAAATGGGCAATGCTCGGCTACTGACAATACAGGTAGGTGGAACCTCAGTCCAAATCGAAACTCAGCACCAGATAGCTTTACTGCCCGGAGCGACCGTGCACCTCACCATGCCACCCGAAAAGTTGCATATTTTCCCAAGTGAGCCGTCGGCACCCTCAGCGTCGCACCAACCTGCATAA